Proteins found in one Terribacillus sp. DMT04 genomic segment:
- a CDS encoding DNA alkylation repair protein has product MAEPMKAMYTKEFLEHFASVVKEEYGEFEENKFLADVMDDGWEELELKARIRRIALVLGSLLPDDYPEAVTILLAIEAQYEGFPYLFIPDFVEVFGQNPAHEEISLHALEVFTKRSTAEFAIRPFLIRAPERIMLKMKEWAQSENHHVRRLASEGCRPRLPWGQAISQFKAEPQPVLEVLELLKADPSLYVRKSVANNLNDISKDHPELVIQTAKRWNDYSKETDWIIRHGCRTLLRSGEPEVLALFGYEDVKGALADVAIAADRQRVNIGETVTLAYAFHVKQQAKLRIEYSIDFIKKRKITTKKFLLSDRVFAAGEDIAKERVHKWSDLTTRVHYPGVHRIALLANGIEVASTELELIKKE; this is encoded by the coding sequence GTGGCAGAGCCAATGAAGGCGATGTATACGAAAGAATTTCTTGAACATTTCGCTTCTGTAGTGAAAGAGGAATATGGCGAATTTGAAGAGAATAAGTTCTTGGCTGATGTGATGGATGACGGCTGGGAAGAGCTGGAGCTAAAAGCAAGAATACGTCGCATAGCACTAGTGCTGGGTTCACTGCTGCCAGATGATTATCCAGAGGCGGTAACCATCTTGTTAGCAATCGAAGCACAATACGAAGGGTTTCCTTATTTGTTTATCCCTGATTTTGTAGAAGTATTTGGGCAAAATCCTGCACATGAAGAAATCTCGCTGCATGCTCTGGAGGTATTTACGAAAAGATCGACGGCTGAATTTGCGATTAGACCGTTTCTGATTAGAGCGCCAGAGCGTATTATGCTCAAGATGAAGGAGTGGGCGCAATCAGAAAATCATCACGTTCGCCGACTGGCAAGTGAAGGGTGTCGACCAAGACTGCCATGGGGACAAGCAATCAGTCAATTCAAAGCGGAACCGCAGCCTGTTCTGGAAGTGCTGGAATTACTCAAAGCCGATCCTTCTTTGTATGTACGGAAAAGTGTTGCCAACAATCTAAATGATATTAGCAAAGATCATCCTGAGCTTGTTATTCAAACCGCAAAACGCTGGAATGACTATTCTAAGGAAACAGATTGGATTATTCGGCACGGCTGCCGGACATTGCTGCGAAGCGGAGAACCAGAAGTGCTGGCCTTGTTCGGATATGAAGATGTCAAAGGCGCACTAGCAGATGTTGCCATTGCAGCAGATAGACAGCGAGTGAATATTGGTGAAACAGTTACCCTCGCTTATGCTTTCCATGTGAAGCAACAGGCAAAATTACGTATTGAATATAGCATTGATTTTATTAAAAAACGGAAAATCACAACAAAGAAATTCCTTCTTTCTGATCGCGTGTTTGCAGCAGGTGAAGATATTGCCAAGGAACGCGTACATAAATGGAGTGATTTGACGACCAGGGTGCACTATCCAGGTGTGCATCGGATTGCGCTGTTAGCAAATGGTATAGAAGTAGCGAGTACTGAGTTGGAACTAATCAAAAAGGAGTGA
- a CDS encoding LysE family translocator, which yields MSLFLTNVLLGFSIALPVGTVTIEMTKQGLKNGFWHGWMVGVGGMTVDFLLMLALFLGLAPILAAPTIQTGMWLLGAIFLMYIAYDSIKNADKQITLGGEKTTKRLASSYKNGLLVAVSPSNLVFWISVFGTFLSSSFAEGSELSFIVAGLGVLAGIQVHDVGLMSIVAGTRKVVNETVVKWVSIGAGLVLSYFAIVFFVRFLSRIF from the coding sequence ATTTCACTATTTTTAACAAACGTGCTCTTAGGTTTCTCTATTGCCTTGCCAGTTGGTACGGTGACGATTGAAATGACCAAGCAAGGGTTAAAGAATGGTTTCTGGCATGGATGGATGGTAGGTGTCGGCGGGATGACAGTTGACTTCCTATTGATGCTGGCATTATTTCTTGGGCTGGCTCCCATTTTAGCTGCTCCAACCATTCAAACAGGCATGTGGCTGTTAGGTGCAATCTTTTTAATGTATATTGCGTACGATAGTATTAAAAATGCGGACAAGCAGATCACACTAGGCGGCGAAAAAACGACAAAAAGGCTAGCTTCATCCTACAAGAATGGACTTCTTGTAGCAGTTTCCCCTAGTAATCTTGTATTTTGGATTAGCGTGTTTGGGACGTTTCTATCCAGCAGTTTTGCAGAAGGGAGCGAGCTTTCTTTCATCGTAGCCGGACTTGGTGTATTGGCAGGTATTCAGGTTCATGATGTTGGGCTAATGAGCATCGTGGCTGGGACAAGGAAAGTTGTCAATGAGACAGTCGTGAAATGGGTCTCGATTGGTGCAGGTCTGGTACTTAGCTACTTTGCGATTGTATTCTTTGTGCGATTTTTAAGCAGAATTTTTTAA
- a CDS encoding GNAT family N-acetyltransferase — MYSKQLVHLRPIAVSDAAYLFAFWSDPEVTAFMNISPMQRVEQAEEMIAYITQLNNANRYTIVLNEHTIIGTCGFNYIDSANQRGEIGYELGKKYWRKGYMSQALQALLQEGYFQLDLNRIEAKVEPKNSASRMLLEKFGFRQEGTLRQYEKRNGVFLDMIFYSLLQTDYTAI, encoded by the coding sequence ATGTACAGTAAGCAACTTGTCCACCTTCGTCCTATAGCGGTATCCGATGCAGCGTATCTCTTTGCATTCTGGTCTGATCCCGAAGTGACAGCTTTCATGAATATTTCGCCCATGCAACGTGTGGAGCAGGCAGAAGAAATGATTGCATACATTACCCAGCTTAATAATGCGAATCGATACACAATTGTATTGAATGAACATACAATTATCGGAACCTGCGGCTTCAACTATATTGACTCTGCGAATCAGCGAGGTGAAATTGGCTATGAATTAGGAAAGAAATATTGGAGAAAGGGATATATGAGTCAAGCATTGCAAGCTTTGCTTCAAGAAGGATATTTCCAATTAGATTTAAATAGAATAGAAGCCAAAGTGGAACCTAAAAACAGTGCATCACGTATGCTGCTTGAGAAATTTGGCTTTCGGCAGGAGGGCACATTACGACAATACGAGAAACGGAATGGCGTTTTTCTGGATATGATTTTCTACAGTCTGCTGCAGACTGACTATACAGCTATATGA
- a CDS encoding YrvL family regulatory protein — translation MSKRNKKSKILIASLLLLIVVGTFAFVAVLYYFSFLGAFSILDVFYETPKHLAVFVGIYLILSIIGEFFVKGIYYVRKRKRRADTFSEYMLLFCMNFIMNWLIISMIDGLYQPVHVEWYTEIVLGAFISLAEVLLDNGSKKEKDDRSN, via the coding sequence ATGAGCAAACGAAATAAAAAATCTAAGATTCTCATTGCCTCTCTTTTACTACTAATAGTAGTAGGTACCTTTGCTTTTGTAGCTGTATTGTATTATTTCAGCTTTCTAGGTGCTTTCAGCATTTTAGATGTCTTCTATGAAACACCAAAGCACTTAGCTGTCTTTGTCGGCATCTATCTTATTTTAAGTATCATCGGAGAATTTTTTGTCAAAGGTATTTACTATGTTAGAAAGAGAAAGCGCAGGGCCGATACGTTCTCTGAATACATGCTATTATTCTGCATGAACTTTATCATGAATTGGCTGATCATTTCCATGATTGATGGTCTTTATCAACCTGTTCATGTAGAGTGGTACACAGAAATTGTTCTCGGAGCATTCATTTCACTGGCAGAAGTTCTTCTGGATAATGGCAGTAAAAAGGAGAAAGATGACCGCAGCAACTAA
- a CDS encoding YjcZ family sporulation protein: MSEGYGGGYGSGFALLVVLFILLIIIGASYVGGGY, encoded by the coding sequence ATGTCTGAAGGTTACGGTGGCGGTTACGGCAGCGGTTTCGCACTTTTAGTAGTGCTTTTCATTTTGTTGATTATCATCGGTGCTTCTTACGTTGGCGGCGGTTACTAA
- a CDS encoding KGG domain-containing protein, with protein sequence MADSNNGKMSYEEAGKKGGQATSKNHDKEFYQEIGSKGGESNAEQHDQEHFQEIGSKGGRSNNNNN encoded by the coding sequence ATGGCAGACAGTAACAACGGTAAAATGAGTTATGAAGAAGCAGGCAAAAAAGGCGGACAAGCAACATCTAAAAATCATGATAAAGAATTTTATCAAGAGATAGGCTCCAAAGGCGGAGAGTCTAACGCAGAGCAACACGATCAGGAGCATTTCCAAGAGATTGGCTCTAAAGGCGGCCGTTCCAACAATAACAACAACTAA
- a CDS encoding DUF5689 domain-containing protein: protein MKKAMDWKGLILAVLLIPVTLFGYAQQSDAETAADPAPELQPTGEANGKKVLFDNTHGQTAGASDWVIDGAFSDFGDALAKDGYYVKELRKTSPITYSDLSAYDVFVIPEPNIPFKASEQDAMLRYTQEGGSIFFIGDHYNADRNYNRWDSGEIFNGYRRGAFDNPAKGMTADEASSDRMQGVESSDWLGDNFGIRFRFNAVGDIEAGQTVVSQEDSFGITEGIEVVESHAGATLTILDPAKAKGLIYFPENIPAWPNAVDQGVYANGGIDEGAFAAISKVEQGKAAFIGDSSPVEDATPKYLREDSGSTKRTYDGFTGEGNNGQYLLNVMNWLSEKETYASFEETSITLSEETPLLETAEINENPELTTETEAEPWRNPPTGYRWYDPSTFAAGAYGSDEVASNPTYSVVTPTTLPTQQEFEVRLVVENLQPGETLTDLQLGTYLPGGQQIGKFNTTGTWPSSYGYSSRFSVTADATGRATVEVPGQLNPATADGTANLRVRQDGGNVLTKSVQVGNVAAEPLPGDEVKLPDTAPIQEARTVADGEVVTVEGIVTSETGSFGGKGFYMQDDSAGIYVFQDSESFQPGDRIQITGVKTTYNDEVELTDIIQSEVIGQEEVPAPKVVSAIDETNQGQLVKLTEVTVTNIEEVNTYGTFEFDATAADGHVTRVRVDNRIGLDYSAFVSQFHEGDAVNITGVSAIFNGTYQLKPVSPANITEVVQAEEPAEEQPVPAPCKTDNGKHKGADKGKGKGKGHDKSWKCAA from the coding sequence GTGAAGAAAGCGATGGATTGGAAAGGTCTCATTTTGGCGGTTTTACTTATCCCTGTAACATTGTTCGGCTATGCGCAGCAAAGTGATGCGGAAACAGCAGCTGATCCGGCGCCGGAGCTGCAGCCGACAGGCGAAGCTAACGGCAAAAAGGTATTATTTGATAATACGCACGGACAAACAGCAGGTGCATCCGATTGGGTAATCGATGGTGCATTTTCTGATTTTGGAGATGCTTTAGCGAAAGATGGCTATTATGTAAAAGAGCTGCGTAAAACGTCGCCAATTACTTACAGCGATCTAAGCGCTTATGACGTTTTTGTGATTCCGGAACCGAATATTCCATTTAAAGCATCGGAACAGGATGCGATGCTGCGCTATACACAGGAGGGCGGCAGTATTTTCTTCATTGGCGATCATTATAATGCGGATCGCAACTACAATCGCTGGGACTCTGGTGAGATTTTCAATGGATACCGTCGCGGTGCCTTTGATAATCCTGCAAAAGGAATGACAGCGGACGAAGCAAGTTCTGACCGAATGCAAGGTGTAGAAAGTTCTGATTGGCTTGGTGACAATTTTGGGATTCGATTCCGCTTCAATGCAGTTGGCGATATTGAAGCGGGACAAACTGTCGTTAGTCAGGAAGATTCTTTCGGAATTACAGAAGGAATTGAAGTTGTAGAGTCCCATGCAGGTGCTACTCTGACAATTCTCGACCCTGCAAAAGCGAAAGGACTTATCTATTTCCCAGAAAATATCCCGGCTTGGCCGAATGCTGTTGATCAGGGAGTATACGCGAACGGCGGGATTGATGAGGGGGCTTTTGCTGCCATCTCAAAAGTTGAACAAGGGAAAGCGGCCTTTATTGGAGATTCTTCACCAGTAGAAGATGCTACACCGAAGTACCTTCGAGAAGATAGCGGCAGCACGAAGCGTACGTATGATGGCTTTACTGGAGAAGGAAATAACGGCCAATACTTGCTGAATGTTATGAACTGGTTGAGTGAGAAAGAAACCTACGCAAGTTTCGAGGAAACTTCTATCACACTTAGTGAAGAAACACCACTTCTTGAGACAGCAGAAATAAATGAAAATCCAGAACTGACAACTGAAACAGAAGCAGAGCCATGGAGAAATCCGCCAACAGGCTATCGCTGGTATGATCCAAGTACGTTTGCTGCTGGTGCATACGGATCTGATGAAGTGGCATCAAATCCGACATACAGCGTTGTAACACCAACTACATTGCCAACACAACAGGAATTTGAAGTACGCCTAGTAGTAGAAAACCTGCAGCCAGGTGAAACGCTAACTGATCTGCAGTTAGGCACATATTTGCCAGGCGGTCAGCAAATCGGAAAGTTCAATACAACAGGAACATGGCCAAGCAGTTACGGATATAGCAGCCGTTTCTCTGTTACAGCTGATGCAACAGGGAGAGCGACAGTGGAAGTCCCTGGACAGCTAAATCCTGCAACGGCGGATGGTACAGCCAACTTGCGAGTACGGCAGGATGGCGGCAATGTACTGACAAAATCAGTTCAAGTAGGCAATGTAGCAGCTGAACCCCTGCCTGGAGATGAAGTGAAGCTGCCAGACACAGCACCTATTCAGGAGGCACGCACAGTAGCGGACGGAGAAGTAGTAACAGTGGAAGGTATCGTAACTTCTGAAACAGGCAGCTTCGGAGGCAAAGGTTTTTATATGCAAGACGACTCTGCCGGTATTTATGTTTTCCAGGATAGTGAAAGCTTCCAGCCAGGAGATCGTATTCAAATTACTGGTGTAAAGACAACCTATAATGATGAAGTTGAATTGACGGACATTATCCAGTCTGAAGTGATTGGCCAAGAAGAGGTTCCTGCGCCGAAAGTCGTTTCAGCGATTGATGAAACAAATCAGGGGCAGCTAGTAAAACTGACAGAAGTAACAGTAACAAACATAGAAGAAGTTAACACTTACGGTACATTTGAGTTTGATGCAACAGCAGCAGACGGTCATGTTACACGCGTGCGGGTCGATAACAGAATTGGATTAGATTATTCCGCCTTCGTTTCACAGTTCCATGAAGGAGATGCAGTAAACATTACAGGTGTATCCGCCATTTTCAATGGAACGTATCAGTTGAAACCTGTATCACCAGCTAACATTACGGAAGTTGTACAAGCAGAAGAACCTGCAGAAGAACAACCCGTTCCTGCTCCATGTAAAACAGATAATGGTAAGCATAAAGGAGCAGATAAAGGAAAAGGCAAGGGAAAAGGGCACGATAAAAGCTGGAAATGTGCAGCCTAA
- a CDS encoding nitrous oxide reductase family maturation protein NosD, whose product MRLSILIAIVLCLIGAVIYAITVNNEKEVAAVTISKQLFVATDGDDENDGTKEDPLRTIQAAVDQAQAGTTIYIRGGTYFGSVEVNHSGKKANPLIIRNYDNEKVIISGRDLEPEEDTALLHIDSQSYITIQGLTIQDLKTNASDLAVMGIYVTGSSSQITIIQNYIQHIETTSDEGNAHGIAVYGTGEMKQIQIMDNVVEELTLGASEAVVLNGNIDGFTVSGNRVRNNNNIGIDLIGYEGVAEDPGADYVRNGTVENNTVHNNSSYGNPAYGEDYSAGGIYIDGAQNVTVQRNRVFHNDIGIEATSEHKGRYADNIKIMKNVVYENHYTGISIGGYDEERGGTKNASIMYNVLYQNDTKDLYGGQLLLQHDIQDNTISHNVFTASKTGLFIANDFQTNTNTQLKRNVYEEEQNLDVSWTWKQAEYHNFANYKEATGQEADSVYMDIQYNDISSKDFSLKEGTPAQSVID is encoded by the coding sequence ATGAGATTATCCATCCTGATTGCGATAGTACTCTGCTTAATCGGTGCAGTTATCTATGCAATTACAGTAAACAACGAGAAAGAAGTGGCAGCAGTGACCATTTCAAAACAGCTATTCGTCGCAACAGACGGTGACGATGAGAACGATGGGACAAAAGAGGATCCACTGCGTACAATTCAAGCGGCAGTTGACCAAGCCCAAGCTGGAACCACCATCTATATACGAGGTGGTACTTATTTTGGCAGTGTTGAGGTTAACCATAGTGGTAAGAAAGCTAATCCGTTGATCATTCGTAACTACGATAATGAAAAAGTCATTATAAGCGGTCGTGATTTGGAGCCAGAAGAAGATACAGCATTACTACATATAGACAGTCAGAGTTATATAACAATTCAAGGATTAACCATTCAAGATTTGAAGACAAATGCTTCTGATTTGGCTGTGATGGGTATTTATGTGACAGGAAGCAGCAGTCAGATCACGATTATCCAGAACTATATCCAGCATATAGAAACTACTTCAGATGAAGGAAACGCACATGGTATTGCGGTGTATGGAACTGGAGAAATGAAACAAATTCAGATTATGGACAATGTTGTAGAAGAATTGACGCTTGGTGCCAGCGAGGCAGTCGTCTTAAACGGCAATATTGATGGCTTCACTGTATCAGGAAACAGAGTCCGAAATAACAATAATATAGGCATTGATTTAATTGGTTATGAAGGTGTAGCAGAGGATCCGGGAGCCGATTACGTACGAAATGGAACAGTCGAGAACAACACAGTCCATAATAATTCTTCGTACGGAAACCCAGCATATGGCGAAGATTATTCTGCAGGTGGCATTTATATTGACGGCGCTCAGAATGTCACGGTCCAACGTAATAGAGTGTTTCATAATGATATAGGCATTGAAGCGACGTCCGAGCATAAAGGCCGCTATGCAGATAATATAAAGATAATGAAGAACGTGGTTTATGAAAACCATTATACCGGCATTTCCATTGGCGGGTACGATGAGGAACGTGGCGGTACAAAGAATGCTTCTATTATGTACAATGTTCTTTATCAAAACGATACGAAAGATTTATATGGCGGTCAGCTTCTTCTGCAGCATGATATTCAAGATAACACAATTTCTCATAATGTCTTTACCGCAAGTAAGACAGGGTTGTTTATTGCGAATGACTTCCAGACAAATACAAACACACAATTAAAGCGAAACGTTTACGAAGAAGAACAGAACTTGGATGTGAGTTGGACTTGGAAACAGGCGGAATATCATAATTTCGCAAACTATAAAGAAGCAACCGGCCAGGAAGCCGATTCTGTTTATATGGACATCCAATATAACGATATTTCCAGCAAAGATTTTTCGTTGAAGGAAGGCACACCGGCACAATCCGTTATAGATTAA
- a CDS encoding thiol-disulfide oxidoreductase DCC family protein, producing the protein MNSKAIILFDGVCNLCNTSVQFIIKHDQRAYFKFASLQSDFGVALAGEHHLPDDVDSILLVEEGKVYTESSAVVRIARNLDGVWKLAAAAWIIPRPVRNTLYRYVAKNRYRWFGRQNECMLPSPALKERFL; encoded by the coding sequence ATGAACAGCAAAGCAATCATTCTCTTTGATGGGGTGTGCAACCTTTGTAATACTAGTGTTCAATTTATCATTAAACACGATCAAAGAGCTTACTTTAAATTTGCATCTCTGCAAAGCGATTTTGGCGTGGCGCTGGCTGGTGAACATCACCTGCCGGATGACGTGGATAGTATCTTACTTGTTGAGGAGGGAAAGGTGTATACCGAATCGAGCGCTGTAGTTCGGATAGCCAGAAACTTAGATGGAGTGTGGAAGCTAGCAGCCGCAGCATGGATTATTCCACGTCCTGTTAGAAATACATTGTATCGTTATGTAGCCAAAAATCGTTATCGCTGGTTCGGTCGGCAAAATGAATGCATGCTGCCATCTCCTGCGCTAAAAGAGCGATTTTTATGA
- a CDS encoding LCP family protein: MEKQRHTRRNKKRRIGRYIFLLLLVCLIGAGSFLFLTAKDVKQTVHDIQKKSAAIDEGITSEKVKKKERINILLLGIDEREFDSGRSDALLLMSLNPADESMDLISIPRDTRTEIIGHGTVDKINHAYAFGGVDMSLQTVENLLDIDVDYFAEINMQGLADLVDAVGGVTVENNLDWYDEGFYKKGYHFKEGKISLDGQQALGYTRMRHLDPNGDFGRNARQRQVIEAVINKGANIKSINKLDDILNVLGKNVQTNINLASMRHLLTDYRNVLNSVQEHEMSGQGTKIDGIYYLVVPEDEITKIHNSISD; this comes from the coding sequence ATGGAAAAACAACGTCATACAAGACGCAATAAAAAACGACGAATAGGCAGGTACATCTTTCTCTTACTCCTTGTCTGTCTAATTGGTGCGGGTTCCTTTCTTTTTCTTACCGCGAAAGATGTAAAACAAACAGTTCACGATATCCAAAAGAAATCAGCAGCTATTGATGAAGGGATTACTTCCGAGAAGGTTAAGAAAAAAGAAAGGATTAATATTCTTTTGCTTGGTATTGACGAACGGGAATTTGATTCAGGGCGTTCTGATGCTTTACTGCTGATGTCTTTGAATCCCGCTGATGAATCTATGGATTTAATTAGTATTCCACGTGATACAAGGACAGAAATTATTGGCCACGGCACAGTTGATAAAATCAATCATGCCTATGCTTTTGGCGGTGTTGACATGTCGTTGCAAACCGTAGAAAATCTACTGGATATAGATGTTGATTATTTTGCAGAAATTAATATGCAAGGACTCGCTGACTTAGTGGATGCTGTCGGTGGCGTGACAGTAGAGAACAACCTTGATTGGTACGATGAAGGTTTCTACAAGAAAGGCTACCATTTTAAAGAGGGGAAAATAAGTCTGGATGGACAGCAAGCCTTGGGATACACAAGGATGCGTCACTTAGATCCAAACGGTGATTTTGGAAGGAACGCCAGACAGCGTCAAGTAATAGAAGCTGTTATAAATAAAGGGGCTAACATTAAATCTATCAATAAACTAGACGACATACTGAACGTATTGGGGAAAAACGTACAGACAAATATAAATCTCGCTTCTATGCGCCATCTTCTTACGGATTACCGCAATGTTCTTAACTCTGTCCAAGAGCACGAGATGAGTGGACAGGGTACTAAAATCGACGGTATTTACTACTTAGTGGTGCCAGAGGATGAGATAACTAAAATACACAACAGTATAAGTGATTGA
- a CDS encoding YoaK family protein: protein MQNRWNLTVILLLCAVSGVVDVVGYIGLSHVFTANMTGNIVLLGIGIGDGRQAVLSNAAFSLAGFVIGIAAAVFVQRKTGKLVSILYGEFVLFLLVAITVVLLPVNGGLSSAILVVLSSAMGLQTVAGRNLNIAGLSSTVLTSTLAAFVEGVMKTKENNIRGLSVDTYLRGSAILLYLGGAAIGSISERFVGLLTVWIAVGLLVLVLLFQKKAIHA, encoded by the coding sequence ATGCAGAATAGATGGAACCTTACCGTCATCTTGCTTTTATGTGCTGTGTCTGGGGTGGTTGATGTAGTAGGTTATATAGGATTATCTCATGTATTTACAGCCAACATGACAGGAAACATTGTCTTGTTAGGAATTGGAATCGGTGATGGAAGGCAGGCTGTTTTGAGTAATGCAGCCTTTTCATTAGCAGGCTTTGTCATCGGAATTGCAGCTGCTGTATTCGTACAAAGAAAGACAGGAAAACTAGTCAGTATCTTGTACGGAGAATTCGTGCTTTTCTTACTTGTTGCTATAACAGTAGTGCTGCTTCCAGTCAATGGAGGGTTGTCATCTGCAATTCTAGTGGTACTTAGTTCGGCGATGGGGTTACAAACAGTAGCGGGCAGGAATCTTAATATTGCGGGTCTATCTTCAACCGTGTTGACAAGCACGCTGGCAGCTTTTGTAGAAGGTGTGATGAAAACGAAGGAAAACAACATTCGAGGGCTGTCGGTTGATACATATCTTAGAGGATCTGCTATTCTCCTTTACTTAGGTGGTGCAGCAATAGGCAGCATAAGCGAAAGATTTGTTGGTCTATTGACCGTTTGGATAGCTGTAGGTTTACTCGTACTTGTACTTCTGTTCCAAAAGAAAGCTATCCATGCATGA
- a CDS encoding DUF1232 domain-containing protein, whose protein sequence is MDNKIGNVLRELIREKNLSIREVSRRTDIDAAIISKILHGKRNVTVNHLKKFSDVLNSSHEELMRIAGFLDQSEPLQTEQHLEALCKQADPSFTRERVTHQLAAYEDIALTEGGKQIIENKFDDKLQSVGSAGKLVNDLKQMFYKYQAGIGTKREIVILGAALLYFINPIDVLPDYIFPFGYLDDTIVVQTAMVNSTK, encoded by the coding sequence ATGGACAATAAGATAGGAAACGTTCTGCGTGAATTGATACGGGAAAAAAATCTATCTATCCGTGAAGTAAGCAGACGAACTGACATTGATGCAGCGATCATTTCCAAGATATTGCATGGGAAAAGAAACGTAACGGTTAATCATCTTAAAAAATTCAGTGACGTTTTGAACAGCTCTCACGAAGAACTGATGCGCATAGCGGGTTTTCTTGATCAATCAGAACCGTTGCAGACAGAGCAGCATTTAGAAGCATTGTGCAAACAAGCAGATCCTTCCTTTACCAGAGAAAGAGTGACACATCAATTGGCTGCTTATGAGGATATTGCATTAACCGAAGGCGGAAAACAAATTATTGAAAATAAGTTTGATGATAAACTCCAGTCCGTGGGGAGCGCTGGTAAACTAGTAAATGATCTCAAGCAAATGTTTTATAAATATCAGGCTGGTATTGGAACAAAACGGGAAATCGTCATTCTTGGTGCAGCGTTACTTTATTTCATCAACCCAATCGATGTGCTCCCAGATTATATATTCCCATTTGGCTACCTTGACGATACAATTGTCGTCCAAACCGCAATGGTTAATAGCACTAAATAA
- a CDS encoding SDR family oxidoreductase, which translates to MRKLAIVTGVSYPRSIGTAVCRRLAEQGMDIFFTYWQAGETWPDHFVSEMHACGVRCEGLEVDLEESGAATYILEEVQRLGIPSVLVNCAAFSENGTYQELDERQLDRHYAVNMRSVFLLCTGFARLFEQEKPASWGSIVNLTSGQSKGPMPGELAYIATKGAITAFSQSLAANLASIGINVNAVNPGPTDSTWMTDDIRQALLPSFPMGRIGEPDDAARLICFLVGDNGYWVTGQELHSEGGFDRR; encoded by the coding sequence ATGAGAAAGTTAGCAATTGTAACGGGTGTTTCCTATCCACGCTCCATTGGAACTGCTGTGTGCCGCCGATTGGCTGAACAAGGAATGGATATCTTTTTTACATATTGGCAAGCAGGTGAAACGTGGCCAGATCATTTTGTCAGTGAGATGCATGCTTGTGGTGTCAGATGTGAAGGCCTCGAAGTAGATTTAGAGGAATCTGGGGCAGCTACCTATATTCTGGAGGAAGTACAGCGACTTGGCATCCCGTCGGTATTGGTTAATTGCGCGGCATTTTCGGAAAACGGTACGTATCAAGAATTGGATGAGAGGCAGCTGGATAGGCATTACGCAGTAAATATGCGCAGTGTTTTCCTCCTTTGTACAGGTTTTGCACGATTGTTTGAGCAGGAGAAACCCGCCAGCTGGGGAAGTATCGTGAATCTTACTTCAGGACAAAGTAAAGGACCAATGCCGGGAGAACTGGCCTACATCGCTACAAAAGGGGCCATCACTGCATTTAGCCAATCTTTAGCAGCTAACTTGGCTTCTATAGGTATCAACGTGAATGCAGTGAATCCAGGGCCGACAGACAGTACATGGATGACAGATGACATACGGCAAGCATTGCTGCCAAGCTTTCCAATGGGAAGAATTGGGGAACCTGATGATGCGGCAAGGTTAATATGCTTTCTCGTAGGAGACAATGGCTACTGGGTAACAGGACAGGAGCTTCATTCAGAAGGTGGGTTTGACCGGAGATAA